One region of Mucilaginibacter sp. 14171R-50 genomic DNA includes:
- a CDS encoding DNA-3-methyladenine glycosylase, translated as MPQQFTQATYHSICDQLAQMDADFANVIKQHSYPPMWTRPNTFETLVHIILEQQVSLASALSALNKLRERVQEITPARVLLLTDAEMRECYCSRQKTAYIKYLAEAIISGEINLEAFEQMEDADIRAKLTALKGIGNWTVDVYLMFVLQHTDVLPIGDLAIVNAIKRLKGLPKETPKDDLVLLAQQWQPYRTVASMLLWHYYLSDRKPSGPPTP; from the coding sequence ATGCCACAACAGTTTACCCAGGCTACCTATCATTCTATTTGCGATCAGCTCGCCCAAATGGATGCCGATTTTGCTAACGTTATTAAACAGCATAGCTACCCGCCCATGTGGACAAGGCCCAATACCTTTGAAACCCTGGTGCATATCATCCTGGAACAGCAGGTATCGCTGGCCTCAGCATTATCGGCATTAAATAAACTGCGCGAACGTGTACAGGAAATTACCCCTGCACGGGTATTATTGCTCACCGATGCCGAAATGCGCGAATGTTACTGTAGCCGCCAAAAAACGGCCTATATAAAATACCTGGCCGAGGCCATCATTAGCGGGGAAATAAATTTAGAGGCCTTTGAACAGATGGAGGATGCCGATATCCGCGCGAAACTTACCGCCCTTAAAGGTATCGGTAACTGGACGGTGGATGTTTACTTAATGTTTGTATTGCAGCACACCGACGTTCTGCCCATCGGCGACCTGGCTATTGTTAACGCCATCAAACGATTGAAAGGTTTGCCAAAAGAAACCCCAAAAGACGACTTGGTGCTGTTGGCTCAACAATGGCAGCCTTACCGCACCGTTGCAAGTATGCTGTTATGGCATTATTATTTGAGCGACAGGAAGCCCTCAGGCCCCCCGACCCCCTGA
- the cphA gene encoding cyanophycin synthetase, with protein sequence MKIENIQVLRGPNIWSISRKKLIQMRLDLQEMEERPSNTIDGFYERMKALMPSLHSHRCSPGVPGGFFERVIAGTWMGHVIEHVALEIQTLAGMDTGFGRTRETKTPGVYNVVFAYLEEKVGVFAAEAAVRIVQALIDGTEYDLEKDIQTMREIRENTRLGPSTGAIVEEAISRRIPWIRLNNQSLVQLGYGKNQVRFRATMTERTSSIAVDIASNKDETKRLLQEQAIPVAKGMTIGRVEQVVEAINKIGFPLVFKPLDGNHGRGISINITNTEDAIAAYEHAARISRRVIVERYITGYDFRVLVIDNKMVAAALRDPAHVKGDGKLTIQELIDKENTDPRRGYGHENVLTLIDVDRDTLDLLEKKGYTLDTVPAKDEKVFVKSTANLSTGGTSVDVTDHVHPQNIFICERISKIIGLDICGIDIMAENLTEPLTENGGVVLEVNAAPGFRMHIAPSEGLARNVAGHVIDMLYPPGKSARIPIIAVTGTNGKTTTTRLIAHIVKNNGYRVGFTTSDGIYIQNNMMLKGDTTGPVSSEFILKDPTVDFAVLETARGGILRAGLGFGSCDIGVITNIQEDHLGLSDIHTLDDLTRVKSVVVNSVKKSGWAVLNADNKYCVQVGKKADCNVAYFSRDENNPVIVAHCKKGGIACVNENGFITIMKGDWKIRVQRTILIPLTFGGTVPFMIDNVMAATLAAFLHGFKTEDIKMSLETFIPSAAQTPGRMNIFEFKDFRFMIDFAHNPDGFNGIKEFLSHIDSPLKIGIIAGTGDRRDDDIRENGKIAAEMFDYIILRQEKHLRGRTEENILDLLQEGIRSVDPNKPFEIIPKEVDAIKHAMSLAQPGAFITALSDVISNAIETVQNYQEQERNGLFNV encoded by the coding sequence ATGAAAATTGAAAATATACAAGTACTGCGCGGCCCAAACATATGGAGCATCAGTCGCAAGAAACTGATACAAATGCGGCTGGACCTGCAGGAAATGGAAGAGCGCCCATCAAATACTATCGATGGTTTTTACGAAAGGATGAAAGCCCTAATGCCCAGCCTGCATTCGCACCGCTGCTCGCCCGGCGTGCCGGGGGGCTTCTTCGAGCGGGTAATTGCCGGTACCTGGATGGGGCATGTAATAGAACATGTTGCCTTAGAGATACAAACCCTTGCAGGCATGGATACCGGCTTTGGCCGCACCCGCGAAACCAAAACGCCGGGCGTGTACAACGTTGTATTTGCCTACCTGGAAGAAAAAGTTGGCGTATTTGCCGCGGAGGCCGCTGTGCGCATTGTGCAGGCGCTTATTGACGGCACTGAATACGACCTGGAAAAGGACATACAAACCATGCGCGAGATCCGCGAGAATACGCGCCTGGGGCCAAGTACCGGCGCTATTGTAGAAGAAGCCATATCGCGCAGGATACCCTGGATTAGGTTGAACAATCAATCGTTGGTGCAGTTGGGCTACGGCAAAAACCAGGTGCGCTTTCGCGCTACCATGACCGAAAGGACAAGCAGCATTGCTGTTGATATTGCCAGTAACAAAGACGAAACCAAGCGTTTGTTGCAGGAACAGGCCATCCCGGTGGCTAAGGGCATGACCATCGGCCGGGTTGAACAGGTGGTTGAGGCTATCAATAAAATTGGCTTCCCCCTGGTTTTTAAACCGCTTGATGGCAACCATGGCCGCGGCATCAGCATCAATATCACCAATACCGAGGATGCTATTGCCGCTTACGAACACGCCGCCCGCATATCGCGCCGCGTAATTGTTGAACGGTATATAACCGGGTATGATTTTAGGGTATTGGTGATAGATAACAAAATGGTTGCCGCTGCCCTGCGCGACCCGGCACATGTTAAAGGAGATGGCAAACTAACCATACAGGAACTGATTGATAAAGAAAACACCGACCCCCGGCGCGGATACGGCCACGAAAATGTGCTTACCCTGATAGATGTTGACCGCGATACGCTCGACCTGCTGGAAAAGAAGGGGTATACTTTAGATACCGTGCCCGCCAAAGATGAAAAGGTGTTTGTAAAATCTACCGCAAACCTCAGTACCGGCGGTACATCTGTTGATGTTACCGACCATGTACACCCGCAGAATATATTCATTTGCGAGCGTATATCGAAGATCATCGGCCTCGACATCTGCGGTATAGATATTATGGCCGAAAACCTTACCGAGCCTCTAACCGAAAATGGCGGTGTAGTGTTAGAGGTAAACGCAGCCCCCGGTTTCAGGATGCATATTGCCCCCAGCGAAGGGCTGGCGCGCAATGTGGCAGGGCATGTTATTGATATGCTTTACCCGCCCGGTAAATCGGCGCGCATACCTATTATAGCCGTTACCGGTACTAATGGTAAAACTACCACCACCCGTTTAATTGCCCATATTGTTAAGAATAACGGCTACCGTGTTGGCTTTACCACCAGCGATGGTATATATATTCAAAACAATATGATGCTGAAAGGCGATACAACCGGCCCGGTAAGCAGCGAGTTTATTTTAAAAGACCCCACGGTTGATTTTGCCGTGCTGGAAACCGCCCGCGGCGGCATATTAAGGGCTGGCCTTGGCTTTGGCAGCTGCGATATTGGTGTAATAACCAATATTCAGGAAGACCACCTGGGCCTTTCGGATATCCACACCCTTGACGACCTTACCCGCGTAAAAAGCGTGGTGGTTAATTCTGTTAAAAAAAGCGGCTGGGCCGTTTTAAATGCCGATAACAAATACTGCGTGCAGGTAGGCAAAAAAGCCGATTGCAACGTGGCATACTTTAGCCGTGACGAGAACAACCCTGTTATTGTAGCCCATTGTAAAAAGGGGGGCATTGCCTGCGTAAACGAAAATGGCTTTATCACCATTATGAAGGGCGACTGGAAAATACGCGTGCAGCGCACCATCCTTATCCCGCTTACTTTTGGCGGTACAGTGCCGTTTATGATAGATAATGTAATGGCCGCGACGCTGGCTGCATTTTTACATGGGTTTAAAACCGAGGATATCAAAATGTCGCTGGAAACTTTTATCCCATCGGCTGCGCAAACGCCGGGAAGGATGAACATATTTGAGTTTAAGGATTTCCGCTTTATGATTGACTTTGCGCACAACCCGGACGGCTTTAACGGTATAAAGGAATTCCTGAGCCATATCGATTCGCCTTTAAAAATAGGCATCATAGCGGGTACCGGCGACAGGCGCGACGACGATATACGCGAAAATGGAAAAATAGCGGCCGAAATGTTTGATTACATCATCCTTCGCCAGGAAAAACACCTGCGCGGCCGAACCGAAGAAAACATACTCGATCTGTTGCAGGAAGGTATCCGGTCGGTTGATCCTAACAAACCGTTCGAGATCATCCCTAAAGAAGTTGATGCTATAAAACATGCCATGAGCCTGGCACAACCCGGCGCTTTCATTACCGCCTTAAGCGATGTAATAAGCAACGCTATTGAAACGGTACAAAACTACCAGGAGCAGGAAAGGAATGGTTTGTTTAACGTATAG
- a CDS encoding cyanophycinase, translating into MDVPKGKLVIIGGAVDMGSNVSVLEHIMQPDYIKFFEKGILRRIINESDKQEASVVEVITTASQIPELVGNEYIKAFNQLHVTRVNVLHIKSREDASNEEYLERIRKADVVMFSGGDQLRLTAIFGGTQFLQILKERYRHENFVIAGTSAGAAAASTHMIYRGQSNEALIKGEVQITAGLGFIDSVIVDTHFVQRGRIGRLLYAVATNPGILGIGLGEDAGLLITEGNMMEAIGSGLIMLVDGKNIVETNVYDVEIGDPVSIENLKVHVMSIYDKYDLQQHRMIIKKVVKVEEGVFVTAQDSDNNDLQ; encoded by the coding sequence ATGGATGTCCCGAAAGGAAAACTGGTAATAATTGGAGGCGCTGTGGATATGGGCAGTAATGTAAGTGTGTTGGAGCATATTATGCAGCCAGACTATATCAAATTTTTTGAAAAGGGCATACTCAGGCGCATCATTAATGAATCGGACAAACAGGAAGCTTCAGTTGTAGAAGTAATTACTACGGCATCGCAAATTCCCGAACTTGTTGGTAACGAATATATAAAGGCGTTTAACCAGCTGCACGTTACCCGTGTTAATGTATTGCACATTAAAAGCCGCGAGGATGCATCGAATGAAGAATACCTGGAACGCATACGCAAAGCTGATGTGGTAATGTTCAGCGGCGGCGACCAGCTGCGCCTTACCGCTATTTTTGGCGGTACGCAGTTTCTGCAAATATTAAAAGAGCGGTACCGGCACGAAAACTTTGTAATAGCAGGTACTTCTGCCGGGGCGGCCGCAGCGTCGACCCACATGATATACCGCGGGCAAAGCAACGAGGCGCTGATAAAGGGCGAAGTACAAATAACCGCAGGGTTAGGCTTTATCGACTCGGTTATTGTCGACACCCACTTTGTACAGCGGGGCCGTATTGGCCGATTACTGTACGCCGTAGCTACCAATCCCGGCATACTCGGCATAGGCCTTGGTGAAGATGCAGGATTGCTGATCACCGAAGGCAATATGATGGAAGCGATCGGCTCGGGTTTAATTATGCTGGTTGATGGCAAGAATATTGTGGAAACCAACGTTTATGATGTAGAGATAGGCGACCCTGTTTCGATTGAAAATTTAAAGGTGCACGTAATGTCGATCTATGATAAGTACGACCTGCAACAGCACCGCATGATCATTAAAAAAGTGGTTAAGGTAGAGGAGGGTGTTTTTGTAACGGCCCAGGATAGCGATAATAACGATTTACAATGA
- a CDS encoding isoaspartyl peptidase/L-asparaginase, with the protein MKLIIHGGFFSESLTNQEVKKAKQDALREIVTLGHKYLESHTAAQTVVYTVCLLEDCDLFNAGTGSQIQSDGKIRLSASLMDGKTHKFSGVINIEDVKNPICIAEKLMDYDDRVLSGQGANAFAANNGVAYYNPETPQRRREYEKKLSDSIRLGTVGCVALDIYGDIAAATSTGGKGFEMPGRVSDSATTAGNYANAFAGISCTGVGEDIVSGSVATKIVTRVTDGMPLSIATEKTLDEMKPYDGFAGIIGITNTGDIYHADTHPYMVWALHDGEVEVFE; encoded by the coding sequence ATGAAATTGATCATACACGGCGGGTTTTTTAGCGAATCGCTTACAAACCAGGAGGTAAAAAAAGCCAAGCAGGATGCCCTGCGCGAAATTGTTACGCTTGGCCACAAATACCTGGAAAGCCATACCGCTGCCCAAACCGTGGTGTATACCGTTTGCCTGCTGGAAGACTGCGACCTGTTTAACGCCGGTACCGGTTCCCAGATACAAAGCGACGGCAAGATACGGCTCAGCGCATCGCTGATGGATGGCAAAACACACAAATTTAGCGGTGTTATTAATATAGAGGATGTGAAGAACCCTATATGCATTGCCGAAAAATTAATGGATTACGACGACCGTGTATTGAGCGGACAGGGCGCAAACGCTTTTGCAGCAAATAACGGCGTAGCATATTATAATCCGGAAACCCCGCAGCGCCGCAGGGAATATGAAAAAAAATTGAGCGACTCTATCCGCCTGGGTACGGTAGGCTGCGTAGCACTTGATATTTACGGCGATATAGCTGCCGCCACTTCAACCGGGGGCAAGGGCTTTGAGATGCCCGGCCGGGTAAGTGATTCGGCAACTACGGCAGGCAATTATGCCAACGCTTTTGCAGGTATCTCATGTACCGGTGTAGGCGAAGATATCGTAAGCGGATCGGTAGCCACAAAAATTGTTACGCGCGTTACCGATGGTATGCCGCTGTCGATCGCTACCGAAAAAACACTTGACGAAATGAAGCCTTACGATGGCTTTGCCGGCATAATAGGCATTACCAATACCGGCGATATATACCACGCCGATACCCACCCCTACATGGTTTGGGCCCTGCACGATGGCGAGGTGGAGGTGTTTGAATAG